Proteins encoded in a region of the Alkalinema sp. FACHB-956 genome:
- a CDS encoding chorismate lyase: MTATFKTPDTSTLTAWYALDPIWQGTEPQIQQGLPHSQLAPAWQMVLLGDGSPTRYLQLLTGEPTTIDLIDMSPVGLFRDRAPEQILQVPGPRVRRQVWLMNGGQRTAYAASWWEQSHVDEYLQNRSLPIWASLAKLRTELYRDVQGIYYGHSKEIAEAFGHPGPFWGRHYLFWHRGQPLTLIYEVFSPVLERYLGKP; the protein is encoded by the coding sequence TTGACTGCAACTTTTAAAACTCCGGACACCTCTACTCTCACCGCTTGGTATGCCCTGGATCCGATCTGGCAAGGTACTGAGCCGCAAATTCAGCAGGGGCTTCCCCACAGTCAGCTTGCCCCAGCGTGGCAAATGGTTTTGCTGGGGGATGGTTCACCGACGCGATATTTACAGCTTTTGACGGGTGAACCGACGACGATCGATCTGATCGACATGTCCCCCGTCGGATTATTCCGCGATCGTGCGCCGGAGCAAATTCTGCAAGTGCCAGGGCCACGGGTGCGGCGGCAGGTCTGGCTGATGAATGGCGGCCAACGCACGGCCTATGCAGCCTCCTGGTGGGAACAGAGCCATGTGGATGAGTATTTACAAAACCGATCGCTACCCATCTGGGCCAGTCTGGCAAAACTGCGCACAGAACTCTACCGCGATGTCCAAGGGATCTACTACGGTCATTCCAAGGAGATCGCTGAAGCGTTTGGCCATCCTGGCCCCTTCTGGGGACGGCACTATCTGTTCTGGCACCGAGGCCAGCCGTTGACGTTGATTTACGAGGTCTTTTCGCCTGTATTGGAGCGGTACTTAGGCAAGCCTTAA
- the moeB gene encoding molybdopterin-synthase adenylyltransferase MoeB, with the protein MLNPNLDEVQLTKDDYERYSRHIILPQVGVDGQKRLKAASVLCIGTGGLGAPLLLYLAAAGIGRIGIVDFDVVDTSNLQRQVIHSTSNVGKPKILSAKERILEINPFCQIDLYETRLSSENALDIIRPYDVVIDGTDNFPTRYLVNDACVLLGKPNVYGSIFHFEGQATVFNHKGGWVRPEGWDQLSPQEKAEQRKAGKDWLYDSEVPGPNYRDLYPDPPPPGLVPSCAEGGVLGILPGVIGTLQATETVKIILGVGTTLSGRLLLYDALNMRFRELKLNCNPDRPVIEKLIDYDEFCGIPQAKAAEAAAQSELSEITVKDLKQLIDSQADDYVLVDVRNPHEFDIGRIPGSVLIPLPDIENSDGIEKVKDALGNKKLVVHCKSGARSAKALGILKEKAGIQGTNVVGGILAWSREIDPSVPEY; encoded by the coding sequence ATGTTGAACCCAAATCTGGATGAAGTCCAGTTAACTAAAGACGACTATGAGCGTTACTCACGGCACATCATTCTGCCCCAAGTGGGCGTCGATGGCCAAAAACGCCTCAAAGCAGCCAGTGTGCTGTGCATTGGAACCGGTGGCCTGGGTGCACCGCTATTGCTGTATCTAGCCGCAGCGGGGATTGGTCGCATCGGCATTGTGGACTTTGACGTGGTGGATACGTCAAACCTGCAACGCCAGGTGATCCACAGTACCTCCAACGTTGGGAAACCCAAAATCCTCTCCGCCAAAGAGCGAATTTTAGAAATTAACCCCTTCTGCCAAATTGATCTTTACGAAACGCGCCTCAGTTCCGAAAATGCGCTGGATATCATCCGCCCCTACGATGTGGTGATTGACGGAACCGATAACTTCCCGACCCGCTACCTAGTGAACGATGCCTGCGTGCTGTTGGGTAAACCTAACGTCTACGGCTCGATTTTCCACTTTGAAGGTCAGGCAACGGTCTTTAACCATAAGGGCGGTTGGGTGCGTCCCGAGGGTTGGGATCAGCTCTCGCCCCAGGAAAAAGCGGAACAGCGCAAGGCGGGTAAGGATTGGCTTTACGATTCCGAAGTGCCGGGGCCGAACTACCGTGACCTGTATCCCGATCCGCCACCTCCTGGGTTGGTGCCCTCCTGCGCTGAAGGCGGTGTGCTGGGAATCCTACCGGGGGTAATCGGTACGCTGCAAGCGACGGAAACGGTGAAGATTATTCTGGGCGTGGGGACAACCCTCAGTGGTCGTCTGCTGCTGTACGATGCCTTGAATATGCGGTTCCGGGAACTGAAGCTGAACTGCAATCCCGATCGGCCTGTGATTGAGAAGCTGATTGATTACGATGAGTTCTGCGGCATTCCCCAAGCGAAAGCTGCGGAGGCTGCGGCCCAAAGTGAACTGTCTGAAATCACTGTGAAGGATCTCAAGCAGTTGATTGATAGTCAAGCGGATGACTATGTGCTGGTTGACGTGCGCAATCCCCACGAGTTTGACATTGGTCGCATTCCGGGTTCCGTGCTGATTCCTCTGCCGGATATTGAAAACAGCGACGGGATCGAAAAAGTCAAAGATGCCCTAGGCAATAAAAAACTGGTCGTTCACTGTAAATCCGGTGCCCGATCGGCCAAGGCGCTTGGAATTTTGAAGGAAAAAGCAGGCATCCAAGGGACTAATGTGGTGGGTGGAATTCTCGCCTGGAGCCGCGAAATCGATCCTTCAGTGCCAGAGTATTAA
- a CDS encoding FAD-binding oxidoreductase: MASTIDWTALTTELNGIELITEPTQVAKLSQDYYHFSPILQPIFADKRGDLVVKPANEAEVIQVAKTCVKYRVPLTVRGAGTGNYGQCVPLEGGVILDMTKMTAVKWVKPGVACVEPGAKLAAIDKQTRPIGWELRMVPSTYRTATIGGFIGGGSGGIGSITYGQLRDRGNLRSVKVVTMEAEPRVVELRGEAVYQVAHAYGTNGIITELEIPLAPALPWAEVIATFPSFMAAARFGQSLGDADGILKRLITICADPIPQYFAALRSSIPSGTHAALLMVSEDGLEPLRELVQDCGGQVTYEKPAEDSQKGIALWEYTWNHTTLHARSVDPHLTYLQTLFPYDPNLTLVEQMYQEFGDEAMMHLEFLRVAGRTTPAALQLVRFSTPERLQAIIDRLESLGAIVFNPHAYTIEDGGMKAIDQAQLAFKQQVDPYGLLNPGKMRGWTETQP, encoded by the coding sequence ATGGCTTCTACGATCGACTGGACTGCCCTCACCACAGAACTCAACGGCATCGAACTGATTACCGAGCCGACCCAAGTGGCCAAGCTCTCCCAGGATTATTATCACTTCAGTCCAATTTTGCAGCCGATTTTTGCTGACAAACGGGGGGATTTGGTGGTCAAACCCGCCAACGAAGCGGAGGTGATCCAAGTGGCCAAAACCTGTGTGAAATATCGGGTGCCGCTGACGGTGCGGGGGGCTGGAACGGGGAACTACGGGCAATGTGTCCCCCTTGAGGGTGGCGTCATTCTAGACATGACCAAAATGACAGCGGTGAAATGGGTCAAGCCGGGTGTGGCCTGTGTGGAGCCGGGAGCGAAGCTAGCGGCGATCGACAAGCAAACGCGCCCGATCGGGTGGGAATTACGCATGGTGCCTTCCACCTACCGCACAGCCACGATCGGTGGCTTCATTGGTGGGGGCAGCGGCGGCATTGGTTCGATCACCTACGGGCAATTGCGCGATCGGGGCAATCTGCGATCGGTCAAGGTAGTGACGATGGAGGCGGAGCCGCGCGTCGTGGAACTACGGGGCGAAGCGGTGTACCAAGTGGCCCACGCCTACGGCACCAATGGCATTATTACCGAATTGGAAATTCCCCTAGCTCCCGCCTTGCCTTGGGCGGAAGTCATTGCCACCTTCCCCAGCTTTATGGCAGCGGCTCGGTTTGGCCAATCCTTGGGCGATGCGGATGGTATTCTCAAACGCCTAATTACCATTTGTGCCGATCCGATTCCTCAGTATTTCGCTGCATTACGCAGTTCCATTCCCTCCGGTACCCACGCAGCATTGCTCATGGTGTCAGAGGATGGCTTGGAACCATTGCGGGAACTGGTACAGGACTGCGGCGGCCAAGTGACCTATGAGAAGCCAGCGGAAGACAGTCAAAAAGGCATTGCCCTGTGGGAATATACCTGGAACCACACGACGTTGCACGCCCGATCGGTCGATCCTCACCTTACCTACTTACAAACCCTGTTCCCCTACGATCCAAACTTAACGCTAGTCGAGCAGATGTATCAGGAATTTGGCGACGAAGCGATGATGCATTTGGAATTCCTGCGGGTGGCGGGCCGCACGACTCCGGCTGCATTGCAACTTGTGCGCTTCAGCACTCCGGAACGCCTGCAAGCCATCATCGATCGCCTAGAAAGCCTCGGTGCGATCGTCTTTAATCCCCACGCTTATACGATCGAAGATGGGGGCATGAAGGCGATCGATCAGGCCCAACTCGCCTTTAAGCAACAGGTCGATCCCTACGGCTTACTCAATCCTGGCAAAATGCGCGGCTGGACTGAAACACAGCCTTAG
- the recG gene encoding ATP-dependent DNA helicase RecG — translation MDFLRLQKALSVEAENGFNDLQGNQYRFSEFLQLSLGQPLPELDRSERQKIQELAADYGRYSELSFAQRQHLVADTRRLLHQTKKTLAEVAQDSPPALDPSEQPAAIAAKEAAGKFSDRAASKSDRSGNPVATVTPATKAAGSRKVDLEQAVTYLPGVGPKSAEKLAKLGIFTVRDLLYYYPRDHIDYARQAKIRELKAGETVTVVGSITSSNCFTSSKNPKLTIFELTIRDSSGRMKLSRFYMGSRYSGRGWQEQQKKLYPSGAAVAASGLVKETKFGLTLDNPEIEVLDYGGEIDSESVGRIVPVYPLTEGVGADLIRRAMVSGLPAAQQLQETLPQGLRDQYALMEVQTAIANIHFPDDRSSLEAARRRLVFDEFFYLQLGLLSRRYRQQSQQTGVVLTTQGPLLDQFYTVLPFELTGAQQRVVQDILGDLQKTTPMNRLVQGDVGSGKTVVAVIALLAAIQAGYQGALMAPTEVLAEQHYRKLVQWFTLLHLPVELLTGSTKVAKRRQIHTQLQTGELPLLVGTHALIEDPVQFDRLGLVVIDEQHRFGVQQRARLQQKGENPHVLTMTATPIPRTLALTLHGDLDVSQIDELPPGRKAIQTTVLSHRDRQQAYDLMRREIVQGRQVYVVLPLVDESEKLDLKSAIVAHADLQQTVFPEFQVGLLHGKMTSADKDAAINAFRDRQTQILVSTTVVEVGVDVPNATVMLIEHAERFGLSQLHQLRGRVGRGASQSYCLLMTSSRSEPAQQRLKVLEQSQDGFFISEMDLRFRGPGEVLGSRQSGLPDFALASLVEDQDVLEIARDAAQKAIDKDPTLSRWPAMAAELEYRYTRLLGGAILT, via the coding sequence ATGGATTTTTTGCGGCTACAAAAAGCACTCTCAGTGGAAGCGGAAAATGGCTTTAATGACCTACAAGGCAACCAATACCGCTTCAGTGAGTTTTTGCAACTGAGTTTAGGCCAGCCCTTGCCGGAACTGGATCGATCGGAGCGCCAAAAAATCCAGGAACTGGCCGCAGACTATGGCCGTTACAGTGAACTGAGTTTTGCCCAACGGCAACACCTCGTGGCCGATACCCGCCGCCTGCTGCACCAAACGAAAAAAACACTGGCGGAGGTCGCCCAGGATAGCCCGCCCGCCCTAGACCCATCGGAGCAACCTGCCGCGATCGCTGCGAAGGAAGCCGCTGGAAAATTTTCCGATCGGGCCGCCAGCAAGAGTGATCGATCGGGTAACCCAGTAGCCACCGTGACGCCTGCCACCAAAGCCGCTGGAAGCCGCAAGGTCGATCTGGAACAAGCCGTCACTTATCTACCAGGAGTTGGCCCAAAAAGTGCGGAAAAATTGGCAAAATTGGGCATTTTTACTGTGCGGGATTTGCTGTATTACTATCCCCGTGACCACATCGACTATGCCCGCCAAGCCAAGATTCGGGAACTGAAGGCGGGTGAAACCGTCACCGTTGTTGGTAGCATTACCTCTAGCAATTGCTTCACCAGTTCTAAAAATCCTAAACTGACGATTTTTGAATTAACAATCCGTGATTCCTCCGGACGGATGAAGCTGAGCCGCTTCTACATGGGCAGTCGCTATTCCGGGCGGGGTTGGCAGGAGCAGCAGAAAAAGCTCTACCCCTCTGGGGCAGCGGTGGCAGCATCCGGATTGGTCAAGGAAACGAAATTTGGCCTTACGTTGGACAACCCAGAAATTGAAGTTCTCGACTACGGCGGCGAAATCGATTCCGAATCCGTGGGACGCATTGTGCCCGTCTATCCGCTGACGGAAGGGGTGGGAGCAGATTTAATCCGTCGAGCAATGGTCTCTGGATTACCCGCTGCCCAGCAATTGCAGGAAACCTTACCCCAAGGATTGCGCGATCAGTATGCGTTGATGGAAGTTCAAACCGCGATCGCGAACATTCACTTTCCCGACGATCGATCGAGCTTGGAAGCCGCGCGACGACGGTTGGTGTTTGATGAGTTTTTCTATTTGCAATTGGGGTTACTGTCACGGCGTTACCGTCAACAAAGCCAACAAACAGGCGTTGTCCTCACGACCCAAGGCCCATTGTTAGATCAATTTTACACAGTGTTGCCCTTTGAATTAACCGGAGCCCAGCAGCGGGTGGTACAGGACATTCTGGGGGATTTACAAAAAACGACACCGATGAATCGTCTAGTGCAGGGCGATGTGGGGTCGGGGAAAACGGTGGTGGCGGTGATTGCATTACTGGCTGCGATTCAGGCGGGTTACCAGGGGGCGCTGATGGCTCCCACGGAGGTGCTAGCGGAACAGCATTATCGAAAACTCGTGCAGTGGTTTACGCTGCTGCATTTGCCCGTGGAATTGCTAACGGGATCGACTAAGGTAGCCAAACGGCGACAAATTCACACCCAATTGCAAACCGGGGAATTGCCCTTGCTAGTAGGCACCCATGCGTTGATTGAAGATCCCGTGCAGTTCGATCGCTTGGGCTTGGTGGTGATTGATGAACAACATCGGTTTGGGGTACAACAACGGGCAAGGTTACAACAAAAAGGCGAAAATCCCCATGTTCTCACTATGACTGCAACACCGATTCCCCGCACGTTGGCGTTAACGTTGCATGGGGATTTGGATGTGAGTCAAATTGATGAGTTGCCCCCCGGTCGGAAGGCCATTCAAACCACCGTTCTCAGCCATCGCGATCGCCAACAAGCCTATGACCTCATGCGGCGGGAAATTGTGCAAGGACGGCAGGTCTATGTGGTTCTCCCTTTGGTGGATGAGTCGGAGAAATTAGACTTAAAATCTGCGATCGTGGCCCATGCGGACTTGCAACAAACAGTGTTTCCGGAATTCCAAGTCGGATTACTGCACGGCAAAATGACCTCGGCGGACAAGGATGCAGCGATTAATGCCTTTCGCGATCGGCAAACCCAAATCCTCGTTTCCACCACGGTGGTGGAAGTGGGGGTGGATGTGCCCAACGCAACGGTGATGCTGATTGAACATGCAGAACGCTTCGGCCTCTCCCAATTACACCAGTTGCGGGGTCGGGTGGGCCGGGGTGCATCCCAGTCCTACTGCTTGCTGATGACCAGTTCCCGCAGCGAACCCGCCCAACAACGGCTGAAGGTCTTGGAGCAGTCCCAGGATGGATTTTTTATCTCAGAAATGGATTTACGCTTCCGAGGCCCAGGGGAAGTGCTGGGATCCCGGCAGTCGGGGTTACCGGATTTTGCCCTAGCGAGTCTCGTGGAGGATCAGGATGTGCTGGAAATTGCCCGTGATGCAGCCCAGAAGGCGATCGACAAAGATCCAACCCTCTCCCGCTGGCCAGCCATGGCCGCAGAATTGGAGTATCGCTACACCCGTCTGTTGGGGGGCGCTATTTTAACCTAA